The genomic stretch ATATTTAGCCAACCGTTTACAGAAAAAGAAATTAGCTCCAATGGCAACACAAGACGATTTTTCTATACGAGATCTTTCCCGCGCAAGCGATTTTAAAGGATTGAGCAGTTTTAACCAAGAAGCTGATTATGAAGCTTTATTTCGCCTTTTCCAGCGTAAATGAAAATTCGGAACCAACACCATATTCACTTTCAATGTATATTTTTTCGTTGTGCGCTTCAATGATGTGTTTTACAATAGCTAATCCTAAACCTGAACCGCCTTCACGCCGCGAACCACTTTTGTCTACGCGATAGAAGCGTTCAAATAATCGCGGAATGTTTTCTTTTTGTATTCCTTCTCCATTATCTGTAATACGTACAATGACCTTGTTTCTGATTAAGTTTTCTACACTGATTTCCGTAGTTCCGTTTTCGCGTCCATATTTGATGGAGTTTACAACCAGATTTGTTAATACTTGCTGAATGCGTTCTTTGTCTGCCACAACTAGTATTGGGTTTGCATATTGCATATCAAACGCAAGTGAAATATCTTTCTTGGCGGCTTTCATTTCTAATAAGTCAAATACACTTTGCACCAATTCGATGATGTTAAATTCTTCTCTATCAAGATTTAAATCGCCCGTTTCCAACTTGGTAATCATATCTAAATCTCTCACAATATAGATGAGTCGTTCTACACCTTTTTCTGCGCGGTTTAGGTATTTTTTACGAATGTGTTTGTCTTCCATTGCACCATCAAGCAACGTCAAAATGTATCCTTGAACAGTAAATAGTGGCGTTTTTAATTCGTGAGAAACGTTTCCAATGAACTCTTTTCGGTAGTTTTCCCTAATTTTTAAGGTTTCTATTTCGAGTTTTTTGTTGGTGGCAAATTTTTCAATTTCTTTCGTTAACGTTGCCATGTCAGTTGTGATTGGATAGTTTTGAAAATCGCTCACATCTAACAATGTAACATCATCGTATATTTTTTTAACTCTTTGGTAAATGAATCGTTCTACTCTAATTTGAAGAATAAAGAAGCAGAACAAGAAACATATTGCCGTAAATATGATCGGTAATTCCACATGTTTGATACCGAAAGCATACAATAGCGCAACAAGTAAAACCGTTGCAAACAACGTAATGTATAAAGAAGATCTTAAAGCAAATTTATAGGATCTTTTGAGTTTTTTAGCCATGTATTATCATATATTACTCTACGTATTTATATCCAACTCCTTTTACCGTTTTGAAATGGTTATCACCAATTTTTTCTCTTAGTTTACGAATGTGCACATCAATGGTTCGTCCGCCAACAATGACTTCATTTCCCCAAACTTTGTCTAAAATATCTTCTCGTTTGAATACTTTTTCTGGTCGTGAAGCTAATAAAGATAGTAATTCAAATTCTTTTCTTGGTAAGATGATTTCTGTGCCGTCTTTTATGATTTTATATTCTTCTCGGTTGATGACTAAGTTTCCAACGGTAACAATTTGAGAGTTTTCTTCTTCGTTTTTAAGTCTGCGAAGTAATGCTTTTACTTTACTTACCAATACTTTTGGTTTGATAGGTTTTGTGATGTAATCATCTGCACCAGCATCAAAACCTGCAACTTGTGAGTAATCTTCGCCTCTAGCCGTTAAAAACGTAATGATTGTATTGGCGAGACTTCTATCTTTTCTAATGGTTTCGCAAGCTTCAATTCCGTCCATTTCTGGCATCATTACGTCCATAATGATTAAGTGCGGCTTTATTTTTTTTGCTTTTGCAACAGCTTCAACACCATTGGCAGCTTTGCTTATTTGGTAACCTTCAGACGATAAGTTGTAGCCGACAATTTCTAATATGTCTGGTTCATCATCCACCAATAGTATTTTAATGTCCTTTTTTTTCATTTGTGCATGTTTTGCTTAAGTAGTTGTGCATTGTACTCAACACTTCAAAAGTAAAGATAAAACTAAATATTGAAAACAGTTAACACTCTTTTAATATGATAACATTATGCTAACATATATATTATAAAGTTTTACTCTGCAAGGAACATTGTCTTTACACGCTGACCATTTCTTTGCTAAGAGAAATAAAAACATTGATGATACAAAAAATTACAATTACAAATGCTGATTTAATCACTAGAAATAGAAACGGAACTGGAACAGCTTGGACAGTAGGAAATTAATTCCAAAAAAAATACGAAACAAAAAACGCTTTCTGATCAGAAGGCATTTTTGCTATTTACACAGTAATACTTTTGTTACCAAATAGTTAAAACAGAGTATAAATACGCAAGTCTGCTGTTAAATTTCAAGTTCTTTTGTATATTTGCATTATATTATTATAAATAGTTAAAAACATAACATATGATTAAAAATTACTTATTATTAGTTGCTTTGTTAATATCTACCGTCTCCTTTGGACAGGTATTAACTGAAGACTTTGATTATGGAATGACTGGTGGAGACTTAACTACAGTAAGTGGTGGCGCATGGGTTCAACACTCAGGTTCATCAGGACCGGTTGCTTATGTTGCAGCGCCTAGTGGTTTAACTATGGCGGGATATCCTTCGTCAGGAATTGGCGGGCATGCAACTTTTTCAGGAACTTCTCAAGACATAAATAGAGCTTTTCCAGCAATTTCATCGGGAACTGTCTATGCAAGTGCACTTGTAAACTTAAGTGCTGTTGGAAGTGGAAACTACTTTATGCACTTTAATTCAGGTGGATTTAGAGCTAGAGTTGGTGCCAAAGATGATGGTGGTGGAAATATTCTTTATGGAATAGGATCAAGTAGTTCTACATTAACATATGGAACTACTCCTTACAGCTTAAACACAACATACTTATTAGTTTTCTCTTATGAGATTGCAACAGGAATTACTAACCTACACGTACTATCTGCTGTAACGCCAACTGAGCCTGCTACGCCAGAAGCTACAAACACGGGAAGTACAGGTACTGCAATTTCTGCAATTGCTTTTCGTCAATCTAGTAACATACCAGCTGTCGCTATTGATGGAGTTCGTATAGCTACAAACTGGAACGAAATTATGAACAACTCATCTGTTGCTTCAGTAAGTATCGTAACGCCTGCGGATAATAGTACGTTTACTCCAGGAACATCAAGTGTAGATGTAACGTTTACTACGCAAAACATTGACTTAATGACAGCTGGGAACCAAGTAAACATTACAGTTGGAGCAAATCCTACAGATGCTGATGTTACGAGTCCTTATGCAATTCCTACTACAGATGGAACATCTTACGTAGTAACTGTAGAGTTATTAGAAAACAATATGGTAATTGATACTAAAATGGTTTCTTTCTCTGTTGAAAGCGAAACACAAGTAGCTACAATCACAGACTTACGTGCTGGAACTGTTGGAAACTATTACGAATTAACAGGTCAAGCGTTTATTTCATATATCGTAACTGAAGGAACAAGAAATCAAAAATATATCCAAGATGGTGGTGCTGGAATCTTAATTGATGATACAGCTGGAACATTAAGTGCTCCATTAAACATCGGAGATGGAATCGTTGGATTAAAAGGTCAATTATCTCAATTTGGTGGTGTACTTCAATTTGTGCCAACGGAAAACATTCCTGGAGCTGCTACAACTGGAAACACACTTACGCCACTTTTTGTAACTGCTGCAGAATTAGCTACAAACGGAGAATCATACGAAAGTAGATTAATTAGATTATTAAATGTTGAGTTTGCTGATACAGGAATGTTCGCTGACAATACAAATTATACGGTTACTACAGCTGGAGGAACAGATATGACAGTTTGTAGAGTAGTTTTTGGAGATGAGGATTTAATTGGAACTGCGATTCCTAGTGCGCCTGCTGATATTATTGGTATCGGTTCAGAATTTAATGGAACATATCAAATATTCCCTAGATATGCTAGTGATATCAATACTACATTAGGAACTGAAGAATTTGGAACAACTTCTTTCAACATGTATCCAAATCCAACTAACGGAAGTACAGTAACAATTTCTTCTGCTTCAAACAATGCAAAAAGCGTAAAAGTTTATAGCATTATTGGTAAGCAAGTAATTAATACTACAATTACAAACACATTAGATGTTTCTGGTTTACAATCAGGAATCTATGTGGTTCAAATTACAGAAAATGGTAAATCGGCTACTAAGAAATTAGTAATCAAGTAATTTTACCAAACACATATTTTATAAAAAGCATCTTGAAGTTTCAAGATGCTTTTTTGTTTTAGTGAAACTCAACTTAAAGAAGCTTGTGCTGAACTTAATTCAATATCTAAGACGTACTTAAAGTTGTTAGTTGAACTAAAGATTTTCTAGAAAGTATAATTTACGTCACACTGAGCTTGTCGAAGTGTGATTCGGTTTCTCATCATAATTATAATTTATTGTTATGTGATTCTGAATCAAGTTCAGAATGACGTTATCTAGAAATAATTTTAAATCGAGAAGTAACACACAACTCATAATTTTCTCCTTATTTTACCTATTTTTGTCTTCTCAGTTTACACGAATGAATTCCAACACAATTTTCAAAATCACCGATGATGCAACTTTTGAAACTATAACGTTTCAAACGTTCAAGCATCAATTTGAAAATAATAAAACCTATCGTTCATTTTGCGATTTATTATATAAACATCCAAGCGATATTTCAAAAATTGAAGACATTCCTTTTCTTCCTATCGAATTCTTCAAATCGCACGAAATCGTTTCCAACAGTAATCCAATTCAAGAAACATTTACAAGTTCAGGAACTACAGGAAGCATTCCTAGCAAACATCATGTAACGGATCTTACTATCTACGAAGAAAGCTATCTAAAAGGATTTCAACATTTCTATGGAAACATTGAAGACTATGTAATTTTGGCTTTATTGCCTAATTATTTAGAACGAACTGGCTCTTCATTAACATACATGGTAAATGACCTCATCAAGCGAAGCAAACATGCGGAAAGTGGTTTTTATTTGCATGATTTAAATGCGCTTGCTGCAAAACTCATCAAACTAGATCAGGAAGGAAAAAAAGTGCTTCTCATTGGCGTTTCTTTTGCCTTATTAGATTTGATTGAAACAACTCAGTTCTGCTTGAAACATACGATTATCATGGAAACTGGCGGCATGAAAGGTCGTAGAAAAGAAATGATTCGGGAAGAATTGCATCAACAACTTTGTACAGGTTTTGGCGTGACCGAAATTCATTCCGAATATGGCATGACCGAATTACTTTCACAAGGATATTCCAATGGAAATGGCATCTTTCAAACGCCACCTTGGATGAAACTATTCACACGCGATCCTGAAGATGCATTGACACTTCAACGGAAAGGGAAATCGGGGGGAATCAACGTAATTGATCTGGCAAATATCAACTCCTGTTCATTCATTGCTACGCAAGATTTAGGAAAAATTCATTCAAATAATACATTCGAAATTCTCGGGCGTTTTGATCATTCAGACATTAGAGGTTGTAATTTAATGGTTTTTTAATACTTCTTTAACACAATCATATTGAAAGGTTTACACATAAAAACGACTTAATAATAGAGAGTTTCATCTCAAATTGAGTTAGTTATTTAATAAGTAAAACCCTGAATATTGTTCCTACTACGCACTATTCAGGGTTTGTCATTTCTACGAGGAAATTCTAAAAGTAATCATTCAAAAAAAAGTATCTTTATACACGGAAAAATTCGACTAAAAAAAACCTCAGTATTTACATGTTTGAAAAGTTATATCGTTATTTAAATGACGAAAAAAAAGAGGAACGCGTTTGTACAGACATTACAGATGAAGCTTGTAAACATGTTGCGAAAAATTACTTTCTAATTCTTTTCAGCAATGTTGCTATCAAGCTTGGCGACACGTTAAGCAATCCAAAAACCGTCTTAACGTGGTTGATGAGTTACGTAAACGCGCCTGTATATTTAATCAGTTTCATAGTTCCGATCCGAGAATCAGGTTCTATGGTTCCGCAAATTGCGTTGGCAAAATATGTCAGCAAACAAGCCATCCGAAAGTGGATTTGGGTTCTTGGTGCATTTCTTCAATTTTTGGCAATTGCTTCTATTGGTTTCATTGCCTTATATTTTGAAGGCGTTACTGCTGGTTGGCTTATAATTATCGCCGTCATTGTATTCAGTATTTCGCGGAGTTTATCGTCTTTATCATCCAAAGATATTACAGGAAAAACCATTCCAAAAACTAGACGTGGAAAACTAAAAGGCTACACGGTTGCCATATCAGGAATTTTAGTATTA from Kordia antarctica encodes the following:
- a CDS encoding sensor histidine kinase, with the protein product MAKKLKRSYKFALRSSLYITLFATVLLVALLYAFGIKHVELPIIFTAICFLFCFFILQIRVERFIYQRVKKIYDDVTLLDVSDFQNYPITTDMATLTKEIEKFATNKKLEIETLKIRENYRKEFIGNVSHELKTPLFTVQGYILTLLDGAMEDKHIRKKYLNRAEKGVERLIYIVRDLDMITKLETGDLNLDREEFNIIELVQSVFDLLEMKAAKKDISLAFDMQYANPILVVADKERIQQVLTNLVVNSIKYGRENGTTEISVENLIRNKVIVRITDNGEGIQKENIPRLFERFYRVDKSGSRREGGSGLGLAIVKHIIEAHNEKIYIESEYGVGSEFSFTLEKAK
- a CDS encoding LuxE/PaaK family acyltransferase produces the protein MNSNTIFKITDDATFETITFQTFKHQFENNKTYRSFCDLLYKHPSDISKIEDIPFLPIEFFKSHEIVSNSNPIQETFTSSGTTGSIPSKHHVTDLTIYEESYLKGFQHFYGNIEDYVILALLPNYLERTGSSLTYMVNDLIKRSKHAESGFYLHDLNALAAKLIKLDQEGKKVLLIGVSFALLDLIETTQFCLKHTIIMETGGMKGRRKEMIREELHQQLCTGFGVTEIHSEYGMTELLSQGYSNGNGIFQTPPWMKLFTRDPEDALTLQRKGKSGGINVIDLANINSCSFIATQDLGKIHSNNTFEILGRFDHSDIRGCNLMVF
- a CDS encoding response regulator transcription factor, coding for MKKKDIKILLVDDEPDILEIVGYNLSSEGYQISKAANGVEAVAKAKKIKPHLIIMDVMMPEMDGIEACETIRKDRSLANTIITFLTARGEDYSQVAGFDAGADDYITKPIKPKVLVSKVKALLRRLKNEEENSQIVTVGNLVINREEYKIIKDGTEIILPRKEFELLSLLASRPEKVFKREDILDKVWGNEVIVGGRTIDVHIRKLREKIGDNHFKTVKGVGYKYVE
- a CDS encoding T9SS type A sorting domain-containing protein, with protein sequence MIKNYLLLVALLISTVSFGQVLTEDFDYGMTGGDLTTVSGGAWVQHSGSSGPVAYVAAPSGLTMAGYPSSGIGGHATFSGTSQDINRAFPAISSGTVYASALVNLSAVGSGNYFMHFNSGGFRARVGAKDDGGGNILYGIGSSSSTLTYGTTPYSLNTTYLLVFSYEIATGITNLHVLSAVTPTEPATPEATNTGSTGTAISAIAFRQSSNIPAVAIDGVRIATNWNEIMNNSSVASVSIVTPADNSTFTPGTSSVDVTFTTQNIDLMTAGNQVNITVGANPTDADVTSPYAIPTTDGTSYVVTVELLENNMVIDTKMVSFSVESETQVATITDLRAGTVGNYYELTGQAFISYIVTEGTRNQKYIQDGGAGILIDDTAGTLSAPLNIGDGIVGLKGQLSQFGGVLQFVPTENIPGAATTGNTLTPLFVTAAELATNGESYESRLIRLLNVEFADTGMFADNTNYTVTTAGGTDMTVCRVVFGDEDLIGTAIPSAPADIIGIGSEFNGTYQIFPRYASDINTTLGTEEFGTTSFNMYPNPTNGSTVTISSASNNAKSVKVYSIIGKQVINTTITNTLDVSGLQSGIYVVQITENGKSATKKLVIK